The following DNA comes from Chitinophaga nivalis.
GCACTGTGTCCGCGCAACATTCCATTGGGTTACCCGGCATTGTTAACTACACCAAAACCCAATACCAGGGCAACGGCCAAACCTGGGACGCAGATACTGATCACAACGGTATCCTCTACTTCGCCAACAACGAAGGACTGCTTACCTTTAACGGGCATTACTGGCAACTATTCCCCGTTCCCAACAACACACGGCTGAGAGCTGTCAAAGTAGCCGGTGACGGCCGCATCTATGTAGGCGCACAGGACGACTTCGGCTATTACCTGCCCGATAAAAACGGGATACTCCGGTATACGTCTCTCAAAAAAAACATCCCCGCCGGACAACAGGAGTTTGCAGACATCTGGAACATTGCCGGCTATAACAACCGGATCTATTTCCGCAGCAACAACAAAATATTTGAATACAATGGTCAAACCATCCGGGTATACACGGCCCCCTCAGAGTGGAAGATAATGGGTAGTACTCCTGCCGGTATATATGCGCAGGATCAGCATACCGGGTTACTCCGGATGCAAAATGGCCAATGGCAGAACATTTGCCCGGCCATCGCGCAAAAACAACTGCTGGTCACTGCTATTCCCGAAGAACAACATGACACCCTCCTGCTGGCCACCCTTAAAGACGGCCTGTTTAAACTACACCGGCAACAGCTCATTCCCTTCCATACCGCCGCTGATGCCATTTTCCGCAACAGCCGTATCTACTGCGCCATCGCCCTCCGCAACAACCAACTGGCGGTAGGTACTTTCTCGCAGGGCTGTTTTATTATCGATAAATCCAATGGCCGTATCGTCCGGCAATTCACCATGGAAGAGGGGCTGCAAAACAATAACGTCCTGAAACTGCTGGCCGACCAGCAACAAAACATCTGGCTCACCCTCGATAACGGGATTGACCTGCTGCAATACAACACCGCCATCAAACAGATTTTCCCCGACAAACGCAACTCGCTCGCAGCATATGCCGCCTGTATATTTCAACAACAACTCTATATCGGCACCAACGATGGACTGTTTCGTGCACCGCTGGACAGCATGACTGATTTCAGCCTCTCCAGCCAGCCCTTTCAGCCCGTGCCACAAACCAAAGGACAGGTATGGCGGCTGCAAACTGTAGATCAGCACCTCCTGATGGGGCATCACGAAGGCACCTTTGAAATTCAGCACAACAAAGCGATACCGCTCCTGAAAGATGCCGGCTCCTGGCTATACCTGCCTATGGCCCGGCAACTCCTCATCGGCTGTTATAACGGCCTGGCCAGCCTGCCGCGTCCTGCTGGCAGTACCCGTATCACCCGGCATATCCCCGGCCTGTATGAATCCCTCCGCTTCCTGGCTACCGACAGCGCGCAGCGCATCTGGGCCTCTCATCCCTACCGCGGCGTATACCAGCTTACCCTGCAAGGCGATACGGTACTGCACTCCCGGTTGTATACACAAAAAGACGGGTTACCTGCAACCAACAACAACTATGTATTCCGCATCCGGGATAAAATGGTGGTAGCCACCATGCAGGGTATCTATGAGTACAATGATGCACAGCAGCGTTTTATACGTTCCCCGCAATTCTTTTCCTTACTGGGACCTGTGAGCATCCAATACCTGACAGCGGACAACTACGGCCACCTGTGGTTTGTAGCAGACCGGCAGCCTGGTGTCATCGACCTGCAGCAGCATACCATTACCCGTTTTCCGGAGCTCACCGGAAAAATCGTCAGCGGTTTTGAATTCATCTACCCCTATAATGAGGAGAATATTTTTTTTGGCGGAGAGAAAGGTATCTTCCATCTCAATTATAAAAAATACCATGCCCACCGGGCAGGCCCTCGTGTACTGCTGGGACGTATTACCGCCACCGGCAGTAAGGACAGCCTGCTATACGGCGGCTACGGCACCCGTGCCACCGCAGCACTGGTAACATTACCGCATGCCTACCGCGACTTCCGCTTTGAATACGCCACGCCTGCAGCTGATCATACGCAGCCTGTTCGTTACCGGTATCAGCTGATCGGATTGGAAGAACATCCTGGTGAATGGACTACCAAAACCGAAAAGGAATATACCAATCTGCCTCATGGCGCCTATACGTTTACCGTCACTGCCACCAATAACCAGGGCACCACAACAGCCATGGCCCGCTTTCCTTTTATTATCCGGCCGGCCTGGTACCAAACCCTCGCTGCCCGCATAGGTTATCTGTTGCTCTTAGTCGCCTTCCTCTTTTATCTGCTGCGGAAACAACGGCAAAAACTCGCGGCGCAGCAGGAACAACACCGCAAAGTGCAGGAGCACCTCATCTTTCTGCACCAGCTGGAACTGGAACGCAATGAAAAACAACTGATCCGGCTCCGCAATGAAAAACTGGAAGCCGATGTACAGCATAAAAACAAGGAACTGGCCAGTGCTACGATGAACCTGGTGCAGAAAGGAAAAATGTTGTCCCACATCAAAGATGAATTCCTGCAAAGCATCAAAAAAACAGGTAATCCTGCCGTGCCCCCTCCTTTCAAAAAAGTGTTACGCCTTTTTGAAGCAGCAGAAAATAATGAAGAAGACTGGACACAGTTCTCCCAACACTTCGATGAAGTGCATAACAACTTCCTCCTCACCCTTAAAAAGAAATTTCCGGAGCTCACTACCACAGATCTGAAACTATGCGCCTATCTCCGCATCAATCTCACGACTAAAGAAATAGCGCAGTCGATGGGCATTTCTGTAAGAGGTGTGGAAACCAGTCGTTACCGGCTGCGCAAAAAACTGGACCTGCCGGGAGACACCACCCTGTATGACTTCCTGATCACCATCTCCCCTGCAGGATAATAACCCCGAGGGAGGGCATGACGTAGAAATGTCGTAGTGTAAAAAAAGGATTCCCACCCCTGAACGCTTATATTGGAACCGATTTATTTGCCCCGCTTTTCTTAACCCAAACCCAAATCCATTTTCACGATGAAAACACTTTTAAACCTATTGACCCTGCTGTTGGTATGCAGCCTACAGGTATTTTCCCAAACTCCTTTTCGTGTAGTCGGCTATATGCCCTCCTGGTCAGGATCTGTCAGCCAGGTACAGTACAGTAAACTCACCCATATCAACTATGCATTTCTGTTACCTACGAGCACCGGCGGCCTGCAATACCTCGACAATGCGCCCAAGTTACAGAGCCTGGTTACTACGGCGCATGCCAATAATGTAAAAGTGCTTATTTCTGTCGGCGGCTGGAATGATGGTAATGACAGCGGCTTTGAAAGTCTTGCTGCCAACAGTACCTATCGGACGGCCTTTGTTAACAACATGATCAATTTTGTCAACCAGTACAACCTGGATGGCGTAGACATCGACTGGGAATATCCGGATGCCGGCGCTTCCGCCAATAACTATATTCTGCTCATGACGCAGCTCTCCACGGCCATGCATACACGTGGTAAACTGCTCACCGGCGCAATTGTTGGCGATGCCGGCGGCAGTATCCTCAGCACTGCTTTTCCGCTGGTAGACTTTTACACCCTGATGGCCTACGACTATAACAACTTTGATCACTCCACCTACAACTATGCCGTGCAATCTGTCAACTACTGGCTCGGACGCGGACTACCTGCTTCCAAACTGGTACTGGGCGTACCTTTCTATGGCCGTCCGTCCTGGGAATCATTTAAGCAACTGGTAGCCCGTGGTGCGGATCCCTATGCCGACGTATACAACAACGTTGGTTATAACGGGATCACCACCATCAAGAAAAAAACCAATCTGGCTTTTGACAAAGGTAGTGGTATCATGATGTGGGAACTCTCTCAGGATGCAACCGGCGCCAACTCTTTATTGTCGGCCATTCATGAAGTGGTACTGGTGCGGAGCAATACCCCCGGTAACGGCCAGGCCCCTATCGGACAAACCATCTGGCTGCGCGGCAACAACAGTAAATATGTGAGCAGCGAAAACGGCACCCAGGCCATGACCTGCAACCGTACTGCCGTACAGGCATGGGAAGCATTTGAAGTATTGGATGCCGGCAATGGCAAAGTAGCGCTTCGTAATCAGGGGAAATATGTTTCCGGTGAAAACGGGGCACAAAATGTTACCTGCAACCGTGCTACTCCGGCGGATTGGGAAAAATTCACCTGGATCAACAATAGCAATGGTACCATCTCCCTGCAAACCAGTACCGGCGCTTACCTGAGCAGCGAAAACGGTGCAGGCGCCCTGAGCAGCTGGCGTACGGCTATCGGTGAATGGGAATCCTTCCACTATGCACCGGCAGGCGCACAGCAAAATGCACAAACAATTACACCCGAGGAAAAAGCGGCAGCAGCCTTCACAGTATACCCCAACCCGGTCAACAGTGGCGGCCTGCTCAACATCACCCTGCCGGACTACAATGCCCGGGCCACCGTACAGGCATCCCTGCTGAGCAGCTCCAGACAGGTACTTTCCCGGAAGAGCGTACAGGCCGGTAACTTCACCCTGAACACCGGCAACCTTCCTGCAGGCACTTATTTTGTTGAGATCACCAACGGTACCAAACGGTACATCAAAAAGATACTGATACTATAAACACCTGATCAATGACGGATTTGCGGGAGATGCCCGCCATCTCTTAACAAATCCGTCATTCTCTTCCGGATGATCTTAATTTTTTCCGCTGTACTTTTGCAATGGATTTAATTAAGCAAGACAACATTGACAACAATAGCACTCTCCCGTTCGAGATATATTTCTCTTATTCTCATATTGGGTACACTGACAGCATTGGGACCATTTTCTATTGACATGTACCTGCCCGGATTCCCGGCCATCGCCAAGGATCTCGGAGTAGACCAGGCCCGTGTAGCCTTATCCTTATCCAGCTTTTTTGTGGGCATCTCCGCCGGTCAGTTACTGTATGGCCCGCTGCTGGATCGTTTCGGCAGAAAGATTCCGTTATATATCGGACTGGTATTATACATCGTAGCTTCCGCCGGTTGCATGTATGCCACCACCCTCAACAGCCTGATTATCCTGAGATTTGTACAGGCCATTGGCAGCTGTGCCGCAGCCGTAGCCTCTGTAGCCATGGTGCGCGATCTTTTCCCGGTGAAGGATAATGCGAAAGTATTTGCACTTCTGATGCTGGTAGTAGGTACTTCTCCGATGATTGCGCCTACCGTAGGCAGTTATGTTACCAGCGTTTTCAGCTGGCATACCGTATTCCTGATATTAGGTGTGATGGGCATCTTAATTTTGCTGGCAACCATATTATGGCTACCGGAAAGCTACCATCCCGACACAACGATGTCGCTGAAACCGCGGCCTATTATTACCAACTTCCTGTCGGTAGTCAGTGAGCCCCAGTTCTATACCTACGCCTTTGCCGGTGCGATTTCCTTCTCCGGTTTATTTGCCTACGTTTCCGGCTCCCCACAGATTTTCATGGATGTATATAAACTCAGTGATACCACCTATGGCTGGATCTTTGCCTTCCTGTCTATTGGCCTGATCGGTTCCAGCCAGGTAAACAGCTGGTTGCTGAAACACTTCACCAGTCAACAGATTGTACCTATTGCCATGGCCGGACAAGTGATCGTCTGCTTAATACTGATTGTAGGCGCCTGGAACAACTGGCTTTCGCTGGCCGGTATCATTACGTTGTTATTTGCTTTTTTATGTTGCCTGGGTTGTATCAATCCCAATACTTCCGCCTTATCACTGGCGCCGTTTACCAAAAATGCCGGTAGCGCCTCTGCGCTGATGGGCGCCATTCAAATGGGGCTGGGTGCACTCGCATCTGCTGTGGTGAGTCTGTTTGATACGCACTCCGCTATGCCGCTGGCAGTGACCATGTTTGGTTCCTCACTGTTAGCCTTGCTGGTGTTGCTGATGGGCCGTAAACAGATAAAAACAGCGATTACCACGCCGGATAAAGCCAGTGCCGTTATCGTACATTAATACCCAATCTGCATACCGCTGATGAAAAACAACGTGCTGCTGCTGTTACTGTTGCTGAGTAGTACAGTAACCTCCTATGGGCAATCGTGTGCACAACTGGCTGATAGTATCCGCCAGGCCTTACACCTGCCTGCATTGGGTTATGCCGTTGTAACGGCAGACAGTATCCCCGACATCCGGATGCTGGGCGTTAGAAAGGCCGGAGATCCGGCGCCAGCTACGCTTTCAGACCGGTTCCGGATTGGTTCCAATACCAAGGCAATTACCGGTATGCTGGCGGCCATGCAGGTAAAAGCGGGTCACCTTCGGTGGGACACAGAATTTTTCAGCCTCTTTCCGGAGCTGAAAAGCCACAGCCATCCGGCTTATCATCACCTCACCCTATTACAGACACTTACGTTCAGAACCAGACTGATTCCCTATACCTATACCAACAACGCCCCTACGCCCGCACAGATACCCGGCACACCAGCTATGCAACGGTATCACTTTGCAGCATGGCTGCTACAACAACCACCGGTTGCGGCTACAGCCGATATCAACCTCACCAACAGCGGCTATCCGCTGGCCAGCCTGATGCTGGAAAAAGCATCGGGACATACCTACCCCGAACTGCTGGCAGCACTGGGACAACAACTGCAACTACACTTTGGCGTAGGCAGTCCCAATTATCCGGACAGTACACAAACCTGGGGACATGATGCCCATGGTATACCCGAACCACCGGCAGATCATTACAAACTCAACTGGCTGATGGCGGCGGGCAATATCAACATCAGCCTGGAAGATTATGCCTGTTTCATACAACTGCAATTAAAAGGATTAGCCGGCCGTTCAGACCTGCTGACAGCAAAAGAGTTTGCTTTCCTCCATACTGGTCTGCCACATTTTGCTGTAGGCTGGTTTTGGGAACATAACGATGCGCATCACCGCGTATCTTACAACAAAGGCAATCCCGGCACCTTCCTCACAACGGTACGCGTCATACCAACAGCCAACAGGGGTTATATCATCTTTACCAATCAACAACGCGACGACATAGCCGCTGCATTGGACACCTTACAGCGGGCACTTGAAAAGCAATACGGCTATTGACAGGATAATTGTATCTTTAAAAGCAGTACAAAGCAAATAGTATGACATCCTACCCTGAACAACTCGCTGATCGCGTACGCGCATTACTCGCCGCTGCTACATCTGCAGTAACAGAAAAGAAAATGTTTGGTGGTTTATGTTTTATGGTGCACGATAAAATGTGCGTAGGTGTGAAACCGGCTTCCATCATGGTACGCATCGATCCTTCCCTGACAGATCAAATCCTTGAAAACAATCCGGAGTGCACCCCTATGATCCATGGTGGTAAAACGATGAAAGGATATATTTTCGTACCGGCAACAACATTACAAACACAAAAACAATTGCAATACTGGATTAAAATGGCATTAGAATTTAACCATATTGCTAAATCTTCCCGCAGAAAATAAGTGGGTAATGCCATTCAGCAGCTGATTTGCCACTATTTTTTTTATCTTTAACCACTTCGGACCATCATGTAGCATTAACAGTAACCAGATTTTTTAACCGGCATTATTCTATTTGCGTATGGATACATTTACTATTATTACGGCATTAATTACCATCAGTGCGTTAATCTCCTATATCAATAACCGATACATTAAATTACCCGGCGCCATAGGCGTGATCGTGGTTTCGCTCCTGTTATCCTTTGTGATACTCCTCACAGGTAAGATCGTTCCCGGCGCTTATAGCTTTATAAAAAGTTTAACCAGCAGTATCGACTTTACACAAACCCTGCTGGATATTATGTTAGGCTTCCTGCTGTTTGCCAGTGCCCTTCATTTTGATTTGAAAAAACTACGGGAACAACGTTATCCCGTATTGGCCCTTAGCACCATTGGCGTGATTGGTTCCACCTTTATTTTCGGATACCTGCTCTATTGGGCCACCTCGCTGTTACATATTGATTTACCATTGATATACTGCCTCCTGTTCGGCGCCTTGATTTCTCCGACAGATCCGGTAGCCGTATTGTCTATACTCAAAAAATCGAAAGTACCACCGGCACTGGAAACCATTATTGGAGGCGAGTCGCTGCTGAATGATGGTACCGGTATCTTATTATTTGTGATCCTGAAAGAAATTGCAGATCAATCTTCCGTACATGTTTCCTTATCGCACACCATCGCACTGTTCTCCCAGGAAGTTTTCGGTGGTATATTACTGGGTGTGATTTCCGCAATAGTAGCTTACAGAACCATGAAACGGGTAGATGATTTCCAGACCATTGTACTGGTGTCTTTATCCATGGTGATGGTAATATCCGTATTGGGCAGTATGT
Coding sequences within:
- a CDS encoding triple tyrosine motif-containing protein; the encoded protein is MKHFLVLIPLLYWSTVSAQHSIGLPGIVNYTKTQYQGNGQTWDADTDHNGILYFANNEGLLTFNGHYWQLFPVPNNTRLRAVKVAGDGRIYVGAQDDFGYYLPDKNGILRYTSLKKNIPAGQQEFADIWNIAGYNNRIYFRSNNKIFEYNGQTIRVYTAPSEWKIMGSTPAGIYAQDQHTGLLRMQNGQWQNICPAIAQKQLLVTAIPEEQHDTLLLATLKDGLFKLHRQQLIPFHTAADAIFRNSRIYCAIALRNNQLAVGTFSQGCFIIDKSNGRIVRQFTMEEGLQNNNVLKLLADQQQNIWLTLDNGIDLLQYNTAIKQIFPDKRNSLAAYAACIFQQQLYIGTNDGLFRAPLDSMTDFSLSSQPFQPVPQTKGQVWRLQTVDQHLLMGHHEGTFEIQHNKAIPLLKDAGSWLYLPMARQLLIGCYNGLASLPRPAGSTRITRHIPGLYESLRFLATDSAQRIWASHPYRGVYQLTLQGDTVLHSRLYTQKDGLPATNNNYVFRIRDKMVVATMQGIYEYNDAQQRFIRSPQFFSLLGPVSIQYLTADNYGHLWFVADRQPGVIDLQQHTITRFPELTGKIVSGFEFIYPYNEENIFFGGEKGIFHLNYKKYHAHRAGPRVLLGRITATGSKDSLLYGGYGTRATAALVTLPHAYRDFRFEYATPAADHTQPVRYRYQLIGLEEHPGEWTTKTEKEYTNLPHGAYTFTVTATNNQGTTTAMARFPFIIRPAWYQTLAARIGYLLLLVAFLFYLLRKQRQKLAAQQEQHRKVQEHLIFLHQLELERNEKQLIRLRNEKLEADVQHKNKELASATMNLVQKGKMLSHIKDEFLQSIKKTGNPAVPPPFKKVLRLFEAAENNEEDWTQFSQHFDEVHNNFLLTLKKKFPELTTTDLKLCAYLRINLTTKEIAQSMGISVRGVETSRYRLRKKLDLPGDTTLYDFLITISPAG
- a CDS encoding glycosyl hydrolase family 18 protein, whose protein sequence is MKTLLNLLTLLLVCSLQVFSQTPFRVVGYMPSWSGSVSQVQYSKLTHINYAFLLPTSTGGLQYLDNAPKLQSLVTTAHANNVKVLISVGGWNDGNDSGFESLAANSTYRTAFVNNMINFVNQYNLDGVDIDWEYPDAGASANNYILLMTQLSTAMHTRGKLLTGAIVGDAGGSILSTAFPLVDFYTLMAYDYNNFDHSTYNYAVQSVNYWLGRGLPASKLVLGVPFYGRPSWESFKQLVARGADPYADVYNNVGYNGITTIKKKTNLAFDKGSGIMMWELSQDATGANSLLSAIHEVVLVRSNTPGNGQAPIGQTIWLRGNNSKYVSSENGTQAMTCNRTAVQAWEAFEVLDAGNGKVALRNQGKYVSGENGAQNVTCNRATPADWEKFTWINNSNGTISLQTSTGAYLSSENGAGALSSWRTAIGEWESFHYAPAGAQQNAQTITPEEKAAAAFTVYPNPVNSGGLLNITLPDYNARATVQASLLSSSRQVLSRKSVQAGNFTLNTGNLPAGTYFVEITNGTKRYIKKILIL
- a CDS encoding multidrug effflux MFS transporter — translated: MTTIALSRSRYISLILILGTLTALGPFSIDMYLPGFPAIAKDLGVDQARVALSLSSFFVGISAGQLLYGPLLDRFGRKIPLYIGLVLYIVASAGCMYATTLNSLIILRFVQAIGSCAAAVASVAMVRDLFPVKDNAKVFALLMLVVGTSPMIAPTVGSYVTSVFSWHTVFLILGVMGILILLATILWLPESYHPDTTMSLKPRPIITNFLSVVSEPQFYTYAFAGAISFSGLFAYVSGSPQIFMDVYKLSDTTYGWIFAFLSIGLIGSSQVNSWLLKHFTSQQIVPIAMAGQVIVCLILIVGAWNNWLSLAGIITLLFAFLCCLGCINPNTSALSLAPFTKNAGSASALMGAIQMGLGALASAVVSLFDTHSAMPLAVTMFGSSLLALLVLLMGRKQIKTAITTPDKASAVIVH
- a CDS encoding serine hydrolase domain-containing protein, with protein sequence MKNNVLLLLLLLSSTVTSYGQSCAQLADSIRQALHLPALGYAVVTADSIPDIRMLGVRKAGDPAPATLSDRFRIGSNTKAITGMLAAMQVKAGHLRWDTEFFSLFPELKSHSHPAYHHLTLLQTLTFRTRLIPYTYTNNAPTPAQIPGTPAMQRYHFAAWLLQQPPVAATADINLTNSGYPLASLMLEKASGHTYPELLAALGQQLQLHFGVGSPNYPDSTQTWGHDAHGIPEPPADHYKLNWLMAAGNINISLEDYACFIQLQLKGLAGRSDLLTAKEFAFLHTGLPHFAVGWFWEHNDAHHRVSYNKGNPGTFLTTVRVIPTANRGYIIFTNQQRDDIAAALDTLQRALEKQYGY
- a CDS encoding TfoX/Sxy family protein, giving the protein MTSYPEQLADRVRALLAAATSAVTEKKMFGGLCFMVHDKMCVGVKPASIMVRIDPSLTDQILENNPECTPMIHGGKTMKGYIFVPATTLQTQKQLQYWIKMALEFNHIAKSSRRK
- a CDS encoding cation:proton antiporter — translated: MDTFTIITALITISALISYINNRYIKLPGAIGVIVVSLLLSFVILLTGKIVPGAYSFIKSLTSSIDFTQTLLDIMLGFLLFASALHFDLKKLREQRYPVLALSTIGVIGSTFIFGYLLYWATSLLHIDLPLIYCLLFGALISPTDPVAVLSILKKSKVPPALETIIGGESLLNDGTGILLFVILKEIADQSSVHVSLSHTIALFSQEVFGGILLGVISAIVAYRTMKRVDDFQTIVLVSLSMVMVISVLGSMLHVSIPLAAVSAGLILGNTSLGAIQSESMQHYFHNIWSLIDELLNTILFVMIGLQIVVMPFLQNYWLTGLLATAFVLVARALSITIPAVVLKRSLKTDYKSIGILVWAGLRGGISVALALSLPDSPYKEIILSASYIVVLFSIIVQGLTLKRVVDKLVH